Proteins encoded in a region of the Sphingomonas sp. HMP9 genome:
- a CDS encoding GNAT family N-acetyltransferase codes for MLKTRRLRLRPLVEGDAPALHPMLADAELMAYSADGPLDSVDDVRTYLAEEAAPGNQRTWAITRTGDDRAIGWVSGSEADGAGVTEIGFILAREAWGRGIAREAVSAVIDRLFAEGRKRVFADADTENTASILLLERLGFRRERLLRDEWETHLGLRDSLIYGLCADSWQAAGRA; via the coding sequence GTGCTGAAGACGCGCCGGCTGCGACTGCGGCCGCTGGTCGAGGGTGATGCGCCCGCGCTGCACCCGATGCTCGCCGATGCGGAGCTGATGGCCTATTCGGCCGACGGTCCGCTCGACAGCGTCGATGATGTCCGCACCTACCTCGCCGAGGAGGCCGCGCCGGGCAACCAGCGCACCTGGGCGATCACGCGCACCGGTGACGACCGCGCGATCGGCTGGGTTTCCGGGAGCGAGGCGGACGGGGCAGGGGTGACCGAGATCGGCTTCATCCTCGCGCGCGAAGCGTGGGGGCGAGGGATCGCGCGCGAGGCGGTGTCGGCAGTGATCGACCGACTCTTCGCCGAGGGGCGCAAACGCGTGTTCGCCGATGCCGATACCGAGAATACCGCGTCGATCCTGCTGCTGGAGCGCCTGGGGTTTCGCCGCGAACGCCTGTTGCGCGACGAATGGGAAACGCATCTGGGGTTGCGCGACAGTCTCATCTACGGGCTCTGCGCGGACAGCTGGCAGGCCGCCGGGCGGGCCTGA
- the leuB gene encoding 3-isopropylmalate dehydrogenase — MPLIAILAGDGIGPEVTAEARRVLDTLGLDVSYEEGLVGGAAYKAAGHPLPPETLDLARRADAILFGAVGDPDCDALERQFRPEQAILGLRKALGLFANLRPAKLFAGLEDASALRPEIARSIDMVIVRELTGDVYFGAKGIRTTADGLREGHDEMRYDEAEIARIARVGFETARTRKGTLLSVDKANVLETSQLWRDVVIEVSADYPDIALSHMYVDNAAMQMVRNPGQFDVIVTGNLFGDILSDEASMCAGSIGMLPSAALNGSNKGMYEPIHGSAPDIAGQGKANPCAAILSAAMMLRHSLDMPEAADRIEAAVAAAILDGARTPDLGGTLSTRAMGDAVLAKLA; from the coding sequence ATGCCCTTGATCGCGATACTGGCCGGAGACGGCATCGGACCCGAAGTCACCGCGGAAGCGCGCCGGGTGCTCGATACGCTCGGTCTCGACGTCAGCTACGAAGAGGGCCTCGTCGGCGGCGCCGCGTACAAGGCCGCGGGGCACCCGCTGCCGCCAGAGACGCTCGACCTCGCACGTCGCGCCGATGCCATCCTGTTCGGCGCGGTCGGCGATCCCGACTGCGATGCGCTCGAACGTCAGTTTCGCCCCGAGCAAGCCATTCTGGGCCTGCGCAAGGCGCTGGGCCTGTTCGCGAACCTGCGCCCTGCCAAGCTGTTCGCGGGCCTCGAGGACGCGTCCGCGCTCCGCCCGGAGATCGCGCGGTCGATCGACATGGTCATCGTCCGCGAGCTTACCGGCGACGTGTATTTCGGCGCGAAGGGCATCCGTACCACCGCCGACGGCCTGCGCGAAGGTCATGACGAGATGCGCTACGACGAAGCCGAGATCGCGCGCATCGCCCGCGTCGGCTTCGAGACCGCGCGCACCCGGAAAGGCACGCTGCTGTCGGTCGACAAGGCCAACGTCCTCGAAACCTCGCAGTTGTGGCGCGACGTCGTGATCGAAGTATCCGCCGACTATCCCGACATTGCGCTGAGCCACATGTATGTCGACAACGCGGCGATGCAGATGGTGCGCAACCCGGGCCAGTTCGACGTGATCGTCACCGGGAACCTCTTCGGCGACATCCTGTCCGACGAGGCCTCGATGTGCGCGGGCTCGATCGGGATGCTCCCGTCCGCTGCGCTCAACGGCTCGAACAAGGGCATGTATGAGCCGATCCACGGCAGCGCGCCTGACATCGCAGGGCAGGGCAAGGCCAATCCGTGCGCCGCGATCCTGTCCGCCGCGATGATGCTGCGCCACTCGCTCGACATGCCCGAGGCGGCGGACCGGATCGAGGCAGCGGTCGCGGCCGCGATTCTCGACGGTGCGCGCACGCCCGATCTCGGCGGCACGCTGTCGACGCGCGCGATGGGCGATGCGGTGCTGGCCAAACTGGCTTGA
- a CDS encoding trans-sulfuration enzyme family protein, whose amino-acid sequence MKRKTGQDRSITQNWRPATRAIRGGTARSEYGETSEALFLTSGYCYDKAGDAAARFAGEQEGMTYSRLQNPTVQMLEERIALLEGAEACRTMATGMAAMTAALLCQLQTGDHLVGGRAAFGSCRWLTDTLLPKFGIATTIVDARDPQAFLDAVRPETKVFFFETPANPTMDIADLNAICAIARERGITTVVDNAFATPALQRPMEFGADVTAYSATKMMDGQGRVLAGAVCGTEDFITNTLLPFTRNTGPTLSPFNAWVVLKGLETLDLRIHRQSENAMKVGQFLEGRVPRMLHPFLPSHPQHELAIRQMDACGPIFAFEVEGREQAHALLDGLELVDISNNIGDSRSLMTHPASTTHASVSPDKQAEMGVTEGLLRINVGLEDAQDVIDDLDQALTRAGL is encoded by the coding sequence ATGAAGCGCAAGACCGGCCAGGATCGTTCGATCACCCAGAATTGGCGTCCCGCGACGCGCGCCATCCGCGGCGGCACCGCCCGCAGCGAATATGGCGAGACGTCGGAGGCGTTGTTCCTCACCTCGGGCTATTGCTACGACAAGGCGGGCGACGCCGCGGCGCGCTTCGCCGGCGAGCAGGAGGGGATGACCTATTCCCGCCTTCAGAACCCGACCGTGCAGATGCTCGAGGAGCGGATCGCGCTGCTGGAAGGCGCCGAGGCGTGCCGGACGATGGCGACGGGCATGGCGGCGATGACTGCGGCTTTGCTCTGCCAGCTCCAGACCGGCGACCATCTGGTGGGCGGGCGCGCGGCGTTCGGGTCGTGCCGCTGGCTGACCGATACGCTGCTCCCCAAGTTCGGGATCGCCACGACGATCGTCGATGCGCGTGACCCGCAGGCGTTCCTCGATGCGGTCCGTCCCGAGACGAAGGTGTTCTTCTTCGAGACGCCCGCCAACCCGACGATGGATATCGCCGACCTGAACGCGATCTGCGCCATCGCGCGCGAACGCGGCATCACGACGGTGGTCGACAATGCGTTCGCCACGCCGGCGTTGCAGCGACCGATGGAGTTCGGCGCGGACGTCACCGCCTACAGCGCGACGAAGATGATGGACGGGCAGGGCCGCGTGCTCGCCGGCGCGGTCTGCGGGACCGAGGATTTCATCACCAACACGCTGCTGCCGTTCACGCGCAACACCGGCCCGACGCTGTCGCCGTTCAATGCGTGGGTGGTGCTCAAGGGGCTCGAGACGCTCGATCTGCGCATCCACCGTCAGTCCGAGAATGCGATGAAGGTCGGGCAATTCCTCGAAGGCCGCGTGCCCCGCATGCTGCACCCCTTCCTGCCCAGCCACCCGCAGCATGAGCTGGCGATCCGACAGATGGACGCCTGCGGCCCGATCTTCGCGTTCGAGGTCGAGGGGCGCGAGCAGGCGCATGCCCTGCTCGACGGGCTCGAACTCGTCGATATCTCGAACAACATCGGCGACTCGCGTTCGCTGATGACGCACCCCGCCTCGACCACGCACGCGAGCGTATCGCCCGACAAGCAGGCCGAGATGGGCGTGACCGAGGGGCTGCTCAGGATCAACGTCGGGCTCGAAGACGCGCAGGACGTGATCGACGACCTCGACCAGGCGCTGACCAGGGCGGGTCTGTGA
- a CDS encoding GNAT family N-acetyltransferase, whose amino-acid sequence MVELDLGTPPVATHLMATSTVALMFQVGARTLGTIPKRLVRLSLSLADVLAGTQPELPPLPSDADGYLVTSLPETRLAGLIDRHVMALVRQRYSRYHVDLAAGEAAWLSGLSSTARTGIKRKAKKLAAANDGLLDVRRYHRAEQFATFYPLARRVSAKTYQEKLLGSGLPADPASVRALSALAEEDGLRAWLVFLQDAPIAYLCCTADGDTLRYTYVGHDPVHSALSPGAVLQVEALRDLFAEGRFARFDFTEGEGQHKRQFSSAGTACVDVLLLRPTLANRSTLLALRTFDAAIALAKRAATVPLVDRLAKKIRR is encoded by the coding sequence ATGGTCGAACTGGATCTCGGAACGCCCCCGGTCGCGACGCACCTGATGGCGACGTCGACCGTGGCACTGATGTTCCAGGTCGGCGCGCGGACGCTCGGCACGATCCCGAAACGCCTTGTGCGGCTATCGCTCTCGCTCGCCGATGTCCTCGCCGGGACGCAGCCCGAATTGCCGCCGCTACCGTCGGATGCCGACGGGTATCTGGTGACGTCGTTGCCGGAGACGAGGCTCGCCGGACTGATCGATCGGCACGTAATGGCGCTCGTCCGACAGCGGTACAGCCGGTATCATGTCGATCTGGCGGCCGGTGAAGCGGCATGGCTGTCCGGCCTGTCGAGTACCGCGCGCACCGGCATCAAGCGCAAGGCAAAGAAGCTTGCGGCGGCGAACGACGGCCTACTCGACGTCCGTCGCTATCACCGGGCCGAGCAGTTCGCGACGTTCTACCCGCTTGCTCGCCGCGTCTCGGCAAAGACCTATCAGGAAAAATTGCTGGGGTCTGGCCTGCCCGCCGATCCAGCGTCAGTGCGCGCACTGAGTGCGCTTGCGGAGGAGGACGGGCTGCGGGCGTGGCTGGTGTTCCTGCAGGACGCGCCGATCGCGTATCTGTGCTGCACCGCGGACGGGGATACGCTGCGCTACACCTATGTCGGGCATGATCCCGTGCATAGCGCCCTGTCGCCGGGAGCGGTTCTCCAGGTCGAGGCGCTGCGTGACCTGTTCGCCGAGGGACGGTTCGCCCGGTTCGACTTCACCGAGGGCGAGGGGCAGCACAAGCGGCAATTCTCGAGCGCGGGCACGGCGTGCGTCGACGTGCTGCTGCTGCGTCCGACCCTGGCGAACCGCAGTACGCTGCTGGCGTTGCGCACGTTCGACGCCGCGATCGCCTTGGCGAAACGCGCCGCGACGGTGCCGCTGGTGGATAGACTGGCGAAGAAGATCCGCCGCTAG
- the apaG gene encoding Co2+/Mg2+ efflux protein ApaG, which produces MKALFPNAATTDGVTVRVSVSYLPEQSEPERGRWFWAYHIRLENEGDESVQLLTRHWVITDGRGARHSVEGEGVVGEQPVIEPGASFDYVSGCPLATPSGAMQGSYQMVREDGAVFAVEIPRFSLFAPAVLN; this is translated from the coding sequence GTGAAGGCGCTGTTCCCCAACGCGGCGACGACCGACGGGGTGACGGTGCGCGTGTCGGTCAGCTATTTGCCCGAACAGTCCGAGCCTGAGCGTGGCCGCTGGTTCTGGGCCTATCACATCCGCCTCGAGAACGAGGGCGACGAGAGCGTCCAGTTGCTCACCCGCCACTGGGTCATTACCGACGGCCGCGGCGCGCGCCATTCGGTCGAGGGCGAGGGCGTGGTGGGCGAACAGCCGGTGATCGAACCGGGCGCGAGCTTCGATTACGTCTCGGGCTGCCCGCTCGCGACGCCGTCGGGAGCGATGCAGGGCAGTTACCAGATGGTCCGCGAAGACGGCGCGGTGTTCGCCGTCGAGATCCCCCGCTTCTCGCTGTTCGCGCCTGCGGTGCTGAATTGA
- a CDS encoding glycosyltransferase family 2 protein has product MRCWPNWLERPVTGDLLELGIVIPTFNESANVATLIARLDQALAGRHWEAIFVDDDSPDDTAGAARAIARHDSRVRVIQRIGRRGLSSACIEGMCATAAPFVAVIDGDLQHDETLLPAMLDRLRDGESDVVIGSRFVAGGGTGAWDSDRVAKSAFATRLSRMVLKADLSDPMSGFFMIRTDVVRRLVPSLSAIGFKILLDLLTASPTPLRFVELPYTFRVRAEGESKLDHVVALEYLIAIYDRMFGRIVPVRFAMFSAIGLLGVGIHMAVLTALFMGLGTQFLSGEILATFAALTFNFFLNNALTYRDRRLKGWRQLVDGWVSFAVICLVGAVANVGIAAFLYEMRDGAWAASALVGVLVGAVWNYALSSKFTWGRY; this is encoded by the coding sequence ATGCGGTGCTGGCCAAACTGGCTTGAGCGTCCGGTGACCGGCGACCTGCTCGAACTCGGGATCGTCATCCCGACGTTCAACGAGTCGGCGAATGTCGCGACCCTGATCGCCAGGCTCGACCAGGCGCTGGCGGGGCGCCACTGGGAGGCGATCTTCGTCGACGACGACAGTCCCGACGACACGGCGGGCGCCGCACGCGCGATCGCCCGCCACGATTCCCGGGTCCGCGTCATCCAGCGGATCGGTCGCCGCGGGCTGTCGTCCGCGTGCATCGAGGGGATGTGCGCCACCGCGGCGCCGTTCGTCGCGGTGATCGACGGCGATCTCCAGCATGACGAGACGTTGCTGCCGGCGATGCTCGATCGTCTCCGGGACGGCGAGAGCGACGTCGTGATCGGTTCGCGCTTCGTCGCGGGCGGCGGCACCGGCGCATGGGACAGCGACCGTGTCGCCAAGTCGGCATTTGCGACGAGGCTGTCGCGCATGGTGCTGAAGGCCGACCTCAGTGATCCGATGAGCGGCTTCTTCATGATCCGCACCGACGTCGTCCGCCGCCTCGTGCCATCGCTGTCGGCGATCGGCTTCAAGATCCTGTTGGACCTGCTCACTGCCTCGCCGACGCCGCTCCGCTTCGTCGAACTTCCCTATACCTTCCGCGTCCGCGCAGAAGGTGAGAGCAAGCTCGATCACGTCGTCGCGCTGGAATATCTGATTGCGATCTACGACCGGATGTTCGGACGGATCGTGCCCGTGCGGTTCGCGATGTTCTCGGCGATCGGCCTGCTTGGCGTCGGCATCCACATGGCCGTGCTGACCGCGCTGTTCATGGGCCTCGGCACGCAGTTTCTTTCGGGCGAGATCCTCGCGACCTTTGCGGCGCTCACCTTCAATTTCTTCCTCAACAACGCGCTGACCTACCGCGATCGGCGGTTGAAGGGGTGGCGGCAACTTGTCGACGGCTGGGTGTCGTTCGCGGTGATCTGTTTGGTCGGCGCGGTCGCAAATGTCGGTATCGCCGCGTTCCTGTACGAGATGCGCGACGGGGCCTGGGCCGCCTCGGCGCTGGTCGGCGTGCTGGTCGGCGCGGTCTGGAACTACGCGCTGTCGTCAAAATTCACCTGGGGCCGCTACTAA
- a CDS encoding serine hydrolase — protein MLPVAEERLEAEELMRGLALWLMAMAVALLPVGAMAQGAVADPALRAKADALVAILDGRGSYDTYFAASFRDKVPAAQLSAIAAQLKTALGAPQKIETFTATSAWSADLTVGYARGTASVRLVIDPAPPHAATGLLITGTAPRDDSMAKLEAEFRALPGASGFGLYALGQGKPAPILEYRADVAAPLGSAFKLWVLAELARQVAADERHWADVVTVGAPSLPSGVLQTWPAGSPVTVQTLATMMISISDNTATDTLLTTLGRAKVDAMAAAAGGSVPVMTTREMFALKGDAALTKAWAAGSVDARRTLLVDNAVKISTGKLDPTVFAGKPVAIDSVEWFASPAAMAGLLDRLRTADPTTRAILAINPGIDPAIAKRFRYVGFKGGGEPGVVALDYLVQAKDGRWYAATGNWHRADGPVNDMRFAGLMGRALTLLAGR, from the coding sequence GTGCTACCGGTTGCTGAAGAGCGGCTGGAAGCTGAAGAACTGATGCGCGGGCTGGCGCTCTGGCTGATGGCGATGGCGGTGGCCTTGCTGCCGGTTGGTGCAATGGCGCAGGGTGCCGTGGCGGACCCGGCGTTGCGGGCCAAGGCGGACGCGCTGGTGGCGATACTGGACGGTCGCGGGTCGTACGACACCTATTTCGCCGCGAGCTTCCGTGACAAGGTCCCTGCCGCGCAACTGTCGGCCATTGCCGCGCAGTTGAAGACTGCGCTCGGGGCCCCGCAAAAGATCGAGACGTTCACCGCGACCTCGGCATGGTCGGCGGACCTGACCGTCGGGTACGCGCGTGGCACGGCGAGCGTCCGCCTGGTGATCGATCCCGCCCCGCCGCATGCCGCGACCGGACTGCTGATCACCGGCACGGCACCGCGCGACGACAGCATGGCCAAGCTCGAAGCGGAGTTTCGCGCGCTGCCGGGGGCCAGCGGGTTCGGGCTGTATGCGTTGGGCCAGGGCAAGCCTGCGCCGATCCTGGAATATCGTGCCGATGTCGCCGCACCGCTCGGGTCGGCGTTCAAGCTGTGGGTGCTGGCGGAGTTGGCGCGACAGGTGGCGGCGGACGAGCGGCATTGGGCGGACGTGGTGACGGTCGGCGCGCCGTCCTTGCCGTCCGGCGTGTTGCAGACCTGGCCTGCCGGGTCGCCGGTGACGGTGCAGACGCTGGCGACGATGATGATATCGATCAGCGACAACACTGCGACCGATACGCTGCTGACGACGCTCGGCCGTGCGAAGGTCGATGCGATGGCGGCGGCGGCGGGCGGTAGCGTGCCGGTGATGACCACGCGCGAGATGTTCGCGCTGAAGGGCGATGCGGCGCTGACCAAGGCCTGGGCTGCGGGATCGGTGGACGCGCGGCGCACGCTGCTCGTGGACAATGCGGTGAAGATTTCGACTGGGAAGCTGGATCCGACAGTCTTTGCGGGCAAGCCGGTGGCGATCGACAGCGTCGAATGGTTTGCGAGCCCGGCGGCGATGGCGGGGCTGCTCGATCGGTTGCGGACCGCCGACCCGACGACGCGCGCGATCCTCGCGATCAACCCGGGCATCGACCCCGCGATCGCCAAGCGCTTTCGGTACGTCGGGTTCAAGGGCGGCGGCGAGCCAGGAGTCGTCGCGCTCGACTATCTGGTGCAGGCGAAGGACGGCCGCTGGTATGCGGCGACGGGCAACTGGCACCGTGCGGACGGCCCGGTCAACGACATGCGGTTCGCGGGGTTGATGGGGCGGGCGTTGACGCTGCTGGCGGGGCGGTAG
- a CDS encoding polysaccharide deacetylase encodes MTTPVFLTVDTEFAWRHHAAGLDCDAIYARSLEPAGVGLGYQLAELARHDLKACFFVDPMPAITFGLAPIRRMVETILDGGQEVQLHLHPNWTRAIAGDHGVAHDRFQLYSYSLAEQVELLVRATELLVEAGAPHPIAFRAGSYAANDDTLTALESLGFAYDSSHNGSEAPHTSRISLPARQIAPVRRSTDAGIVEVPVTVIEDLRGRVRTFQLCALSAGESYDALEHAAAAHHAAVTIVSHGFELANRRGTRANAVHVRRFQALCTMLAEMRDVLPTTHFADRPVLDLDRGDIPLGPDPVRTRWRQAEQLWSNWISERPRSRRT; translated from the coding sequence GTGACCACGCCTGTCTTCCTGACTGTCGATACCGAGTTCGCGTGGCGCCACCATGCCGCTGGCCTCGATTGCGACGCGATTTATGCGCGCTCGCTCGAGCCGGCGGGGGTGGGCCTGGGGTATCAACTGGCCGAACTGGCCCGGCATGACCTGAAAGCCTGTTTCTTCGTCGATCCCATGCCTGCGATCACCTTCGGACTGGCGCCCATCCGTCGCATGGTCGAAACGATCCTGGACGGGGGGCAGGAGGTTCAGCTTCATCTCCACCCCAATTGGACCCGTGCGATAGCCGGCGACCACGGCGTCGCGCATGACCGGTTTCAGCTTTACAGCTACAGCCTCGCCGAACAGGTCGAACTGCTCGTTCGTGCCACCGAATTGCTGGTCGAAGCCGGCGCGCCGCATCCGATCGCGTTCCGCGCGGGCAGCTATGCCGCCAATGACGATACGCTGACTGCGCTCGAGAGCCTGGGTTTCGCCTATGACAGCAGTCACAACGGGTCGGAGGCGCCGCACACCAGCCGTATCTCGCTCCCCGCACGCCAGATCGCCCCGGTCCGACGGTCGACCGACGCCGGTATCGTCGAGGTCCCCGTGACCGTGATCGAGGATTTGCGCGGCCGCGTGCGCACGTTCCAGCTCTGCGCTTTGTCCGCGGGCGAAAGCTACGATGCGCTCGAACATGCGGCGGCGGCGCATCATGCCGCGGTGACGATCGTCAGCCACGGCTTCGAACTGGCCAACCGCCGCGGTACGCGCGCCAACGCGGTCCATGTTCGCCGTTTCCAGGCGTTATGCACCATGCTCGCCGAGATGCGCGACGTGTTGCCGACCACGCATTTCGCCGATCGCCCCGTGCTCGACCTCGACCGCGGCGACATCCCGCTCGGCCCCGACCCGGTGCGCACGCGCTGGCGGCAGGCCGAGCAACTATGGTCGAACTGGATCTCGGAACGCCCCCGGTCGCGACGCACCTGA
- a CDS encoding LysR family transcriptional regulator: MKRTHLPLNGLRVLDAAARHLSFTRAADELAVTPAAVGQQIRALEDTLGVVLFRRTTRGLELTPEAEAGLGALRGGFLQFEEAVRAMQAGQSSKSLTIAAPRDLTEKWLMPRLAQIAEADPELRFVLITADENVDFTEANLDLAIRWGDGPGEHEGEALESEGMVTIAAPGTDSESAIAWSGEDGVALVRVTDAGLAIDAAAAGLGRATVPELLARRDLLQGRVRLIGESQPSKGGYWLVAPLPQWRQKKVRALVDALTA; encoded by the coding sequence TTGAAGCGCACGCATCTTCCGCTCAACGGCCTTCGCGTGCTCGATGCGGCCGCGCGGCATCTGTCGTTCACGCGTGCCGCGGACGAACTGGCGGTGACGCCGGCCGCGGTCGGCCAGCAAATTCGTGCGCTCGAGGATACGCTCGGCGTCGTCCTGTTCCGCCGCACCACGCGCGGGCTCGAACTGACTCCCGAGGCCGAAGCGGGTCTGGGCGCGCTGCGTGGCGGCTTCCTCCAGTTCGAGGAGGCGGTCCGCGCGATGCAGGCCGGGCAGTCGTCCAAGTCCCTGACGATCGCCGCGCCGCGCGACCTGACCGAGAAATGGCTGATGCCGCGGCTCGCGCAGATCGCCGAGGCCGATCCCGAGCTGCGCTTCGTGCTGATCACCGCGGACGAGAATGTCGACTTCACCGAGGCCAATCTCGATCTCGCGATCCGCTGGGGCGATGGCCCGGGTGAGCATGAGGGCGAGGCGCTCGAATCGGAAGGCATGGTGACGATCGCCGCGCCCGGCACCGATAGCGAGTCGGCGATCGCGTGGTCGGGAGAGGACGGCGTGGCGCTGGTCCGCGTCACCGATGCCGGTCTCGCGATCGACGCGGCGGCGGCGGGGTTGGGGCGCGCGACGGTTCCCGAACTGCTTGCACGGCGCGATCTGTTGCAGGGGCGCGTGCGATTGATCGGCGAGTCGCAGCCGTCGAAGGGCGGCTATTGGCTGGTCGCGCCGCTCCCGCAATGGCGCCAGAAGAAAGTCCGCGCGCTCGTGGATGCGCTGACCGCGTGA
- the recO gene encoding DNA repair protein RecO → MHLRAAAIVVAVRQHGEHGAIVRALTRNDGVQPGYVRGGRSRAMRPVLLQANVIQGEWRARTGEQLASLTAELIHSRAQMHGEPLAAGALEWATALTAASLPEAQPYPQIHDALDGVLGAIEAAPSARGWAAALVRYELLMLAELGFGLDLDRCVANGTADDLGFVSPKSGAAVSRGAAFGYEAKLLRLPAFLMVGGEAEWPDIFDGLRLTGHFLARDILVDRRADPLAARDRLVDRLKRAVA, encoded by the coding sequence ATGCACCTCCGCGCAGCCGCCATCGTCGTCGCCGTCCGTCAGCATGGCGAGCATGGCGCGATCGTGCGGGCGCTGACTCGCAACGACGGCGTGCAACCCGGCTATGTCCGTGGCGGGCGGTCGCGGGCGATGCGGCCGGTGTTGCTGCAGGCGAACGTCATTCAGGGCGAATGGCGCGCGCGCACCGGTGAGCAACTTGCCTCGCTCACCGCAGAACTCATCCACAGCCGCGCGCAGATGCACGGCGAGCCGCTCGCGGCAGGCGCGCTCGAATGGGCCACCGCGCTGACCGCGGCGTCGTTGCCCGAAGCGCAGCCCTATCCGCAGATCCACGACGCGCTCGACGGCGTGCTCGGCGCGATCGAGGCGGCGCCGTCCGCGCGCGGCTGGGCCGCCGCGCTGGTGCGGTACGAATTGCTGATGCTCGCGGAACTTGGCTTCGGGCTCGACCTCGACCGGTGCGTCGCGAACGGCACCGCGGACGATCTCGGTTTCGTCAGCCCCAAGAGCGGCGCCGCGGTCTCGCGCGGGGCGGCGTTCGGCTATGAGGCCAAGCTGCTCAGATTGCCCGCGTTCCTCATGGTCGGCGGCGAGGCGGAATGGCCCGATATCTTCGATGGCCTGAGGCTGACCGGGCATTTCCTGGCGCGCGACATCCTCGTCGACCGGCGCGCCGATCCGTTGGCGGCGCGGGACCGGCTGGTCGATCGGCTCAAAAGGGCGGTTGCGTGA